CTGCAGCATCCATCAGAGCAGTTCTCACAAcctaaaaataggaaataaaaaaaatccttaataCTTATTTCCTATTACGTGTCATGGCAGGAAGGAAACCAAGAATTAACACTGCTATAAGTTACCTTTGTTGGGTCTATGATTCCTTTTTCTACCATATTTACAAAGTCCCCAAGCATTGCATCATAGCCAATCTCTGATGGACTCTGCATGATCTTTTCAACTATTAATGATCCTTCAACTCCTGCATTCTTTGCAATAGTCATTGCAGGAATTTTCAGTGTTCTCTTAATTATTTCTATGCCTGTAAGAAAGAGTATGTTTAGAATTATgtattacattcttttttttcccctattgcTAAGGCATGCATTCATGGACTGGAGATCAATACAGAAATAACCATCTAAGCAAGAGCATAAACCATTTTTATTAGTTCCAGAAAAGGTTCGTGACTGTTTCATATTGGTCAACAATTCAAATTGCTGAAATATATTCAAACATGTTTTAGTTTTCCTTCAGCAGGTGATAGTAAGGAATATTACTATTGCAGTAGGTTGTTTGGAACacagcacaaagccttttccatttgctttgcTATGCAATCCCTTAAAGGTTTTCATGTCTGTCTGCAAAGGTTGCACCAGTaactcattttttccttaaaaagttGGCTTCTTTTGTGGAGCaactgctgctttatttttactggTTCTTTCAAGTCTAAATTAAGGCAACAGTGAAAGCTTCCCACAGTAAAGCAGAGATAGCTATATCAAAGGGATATGACATTTCAAGATCAAGTAACTAAAAACTCATTGAAAGTGATCTGTACTTGACCTTATAAAGCCTCAAGACAGAAGAAAGTCAATTCTTAACATTCTTCAACACAAACATTCCAGTAATTTACTTACCAATTTTCTGATCTTCATTGGCTGGAATTAAAGCATCTAATGCTGGAATACAGCGAAGCAATGCACAACCACCACCTGGAACTATCCCTTCCTCTACAGCAGCACGGGTAGCATTCAGGGCATCAGTAACTCTGTCTTTCTTCTCATTCACTTCAACATCACTTGTGCCACCAACCTAGAATAAGCAAGCCACATCTCAGGGTGTAACTCATCCCTGTTTGGAAAAGCAGTGCAGACTACAAAACTGctgcagcaaaatgaaataggaAAGCTGAGTCATGAAATTAAGTGCCAAAAAGCAAATCAGTGCTTTTCCAcattaaaaatgatcttttgcACCTTGGTGCTTAAAAAGCCTACATGTTAAGTTTTATTTCATCCGGCTCTTAATACTTAAAGGCCCTATAATAAGCCAAGCTCTTTATCCAAATCAATTGCTAAGATTATGAGAGAGGCAAATAGTAATATCTGAGATAAATAAACGACTGATAATCACCTTTTTTATAGCTTCCTCTGAAAGCATTCCAGGTGCAAGCTGCTCTTTTGTGTACTGGGCACATATCTATTTCCTAAGCACATGGCAAAGCAGGTTTTTCCTCCCGGCTACAGACTACTTTGCTAATCACTGATAAAGCAAAAGTCAGACCAGGTGCAGCTTCAGTATATATGAACTGCTTGTTCTAAAAAGACGACCATTATCGCCGATGAGCCACTTCCTGTAACGGAGAGGTGTGACCGACTAACAAGAATATTAGTGAAAGATGGAATTCTAATTTGTTTATTGGATTTAGTGTTTTACTCCTAAGTGTATTTTCTCACCTTCAGTACTGCTACTCCATCAGAGAGTTTGGCCAGTCGTTcattcagtttctctttttcataGTCACTTGTAGTAACTTCCAGCTGTTCAATGATTTCTTGAATACGTTTCTCAATTTGAGCCTTTTCACCCTTCCCCTTAAGCAGCATGGTGTCATCTTTTGTCACAATGACTTCTCCGACTTTACCAAAGTCATGAGGCTGAATATCTTCTACGTTTAGGGTCAAACCCTCTTCTCCAAATACCTGAAACAAATTACACGAGAAGTTACAATTCACAGCTTCTCCACatacaaaatttttatttatagatatacatgcatatacagCAGActagcaaagaaaagcaatcaTACTATTGCAGCTACCTTGAAACTTTCCCCTTCCCTAACACAATCTAGGCAACAGGTGCTTCACAAAATGGCCCTTCCAGAATACAGAACTGCAAGCTTTTAATCTGTGACTGACTACTGTAACTTACTGATTTAATGtgcctgaaaagaaaagctgtgcaACAGAATCATTCTTGTATTTCAAGTTACGTATGTTGGCAATAAACTGACTTTAGagtttactgtttttattaccTTGTGCTTCACTTGGCTTAAACAGTAAGATGCAAAATCTGTTTCAATAACCAGTTCTAGGTCCCAGTTTAAAGTGTATATGGTAACAGTAGAGAAGGACACTGATGAGTACTTCAATTACACTAGCATAAACCCAGTCTGAGTTATAACTATGAAACATTTGCATCaagcataaagaaaacaatCCAGTGTATTCCACAAAAAACAGTTACATTTATCATTATGGCAATTACCAGACAAAATTCAGCTTTATAAAACGGCAAGTAATCTTTGCTATTTCAGTCTAAGGAATTTCTTTGATgttcccttcctcctcactAACCTAAATGCtgcaaagaaattctttttctatCTTAAATCTGTTAAAGAGACATGTATTACTCATGGCTGGTCAGAACTATGTTACATAGTAATTATCAAcacccataaaaaaaaaaaaaaaaaaaaggaggaagatcAAGCATTAAAGATACTTTTATACCTTTGAAAGAACAAGAAACAGCCTGCAATGCAATAAATACAAGCTGTGGACCTAAAATTTGAAGTTATTTACTTCCTTAAATACCATTAGCGTTTCttagagaaaaagcaagttAGAACAGCATTACTTACAGCACCACCAGTAGCAATTGCCATATCCTTAAGCTGGTTCTTCCTGTTGTCACCAAAACCCGGTGCTTTTACAGCAACAACCTGAAGACCCACCTtcagtctgaaaatatttcaaacagcaACATTGCAAACATGTTCGAATTCACTTACTAAAACCAATTATTTTAGCATAGTTCTAACCAACAAGCAAACATGACCCAAGCTGCTGTTTTTGATAAAAGATTTAATTATAAAACCACCAAAATCCTGTCCCGAGATAAAATGACATCTACAATAGTCACTGTTTCCCCTTAATATTCTCTATTAAAAGTAATATTATGTTGCAATAAATTCAAATACATGCTTTTGAATGTATTGCTTTAaaggatgaaaacaaaagaaagcaatatcTACTTTAAAAGACTTAAGTCTAAATTTTGAACCTTACCTGTTCAAGACTAGAGTGCTGAGGGCTTCTCCATCAACATCTTCAGCAATAATGACCAAAGGTTTGCGGTGAGCATTAGCAATTTCAAGAGCTGGAACTATGGACTGCACACTAGAAATTTTCTTTTCGCTGATTAAAACATAAGCATCCTGGAATTCACATTTCTGTCCTGCAGAAACATTACACGTTATGTGAAccatctgattttaaaaacgtaagtatgctttaaaaattcaagaGCTACTTTGAAGTGACTGTTACACTTCTCAATTGTTTTAGCAAAGATACAAGGTATCTTCTCAAAGACTTACTACCAATTCTGCATTGTTCTGAAGTGCTGCCCAGCCAGCTTAATGTTAGCATGGGCCATGTGTGCACTTagggggaaaaaggagatgCCAAGATTTTACCGCAGGATGTGAAGTTCTGGTGGGCATGGAGCCCACTGTCCTATTGCCCTGGTAAGCAGTGTAACAAATTGTCGAAATCGTTTTAACAGTTACTGTTATTTCTAGGCCACAAGATATTTGACATTCGTTTTCTGTTAACTCACCTTTGGCTGTATTAATAAAATACGGAGAGATGTAGCCTCTGTCAAATTTCATGCCTTCAATGATTTCTAATTCATCATTTAGAGTTTTTCCATCCTGTTTGAATACAAGTCCATGTTAGAAACTCTTTATTTACTACCAAAAGCCCAAGGATATTTTCAGTATGCTACgcacaagaaaatgaaagcctCTATATCATTATGTTTTATGTAATTCCCCACAACAGAAGAGGATTATTATAAAGAACAGTTATGAAACTATGATCTAAAGAAACAGGGCAAGGAGAAGTTATGGAAGATACTGTACgtgaacagcagcagctgcaccacATGCCACAACAGGCAGCACTAACTGGGAAAGAATACAGTCACTTTCCACTTAATCCGTATGCTGGCTAATTCTCACCTTGACAGTGATTACACCCTTTCGTCCAACCTTCTTCATCGCATCAGAAATTATATTGCCGATTTCCTGATCTCCATTTGCTGATATTGTGGCAACCTGAAACAGTAAaccatttaaaatcatttcacaatacaaatgatttatttcttcactatgaacaaagaaaatcaagataGACTTACTCAATTTATCATTTCTTGAGAAGACAGAACAGCTGATTGCAGCACATCCAGATAAGGGCCAAAACCTACTTAGGACGGCTATTGGCTCTCAGGCAGCTCGAGCATAGTTTTATCCCTTGCCCTGTGCTCACACAGCACAGCTAGGTCACCAGAATCTGCAGGCATGGGCAGAAActagccaggaaggccaatcTCTAGTGCCTGAGACCCAGCTATGCCCCCCACTTCAGTCCAAACCCAAGACCGCTGGAAGGCTGCCATCACCTCCCACCCCTGAACTTCCAGTCTATCTTCCCTCTCTTCAGTTCTTCTGAGGTATGTAAATTTTATGCTTTAAGATCACATTTTTGGAATCAAACCGGAAGATCGGAAAAATTCAGAACTAATATCTAATACTACAACATAGAAAACACACTgggaattttaaataatttgaggaaacaaatgttttcttgaacATTCAACGAGGCCTATTACAGatctttatataaaaagaaagatactcAAGAATCATATATCCACAATTTAGTTCCATTAAGCCCCACTTAGTTACAGTTTAGAAAAGGTCTTGTGAAGTAAaaagtcagttaaaaaaaataaataaaccccaCCTGCGCAATTTCTTCTGGAGTTGTAACAGGTTTAGATAGCTTCTTCAGCTCAGTTATGATAGCATCAACTGCAAGCATCACACCTACAAATACATGAAATATGtgtaagcaaacaaaaccatGTATACAGAACAAAGAACAGTTAAGTTTCAAAACTAAAAGAAGCCATGTtacaaaaatgcattgtttGCAAGCTCAAAACCACATGACTGGCAGTTCTAGTTTTACACTGTCACTTGAATACCTAGCAATTATTTTTGGAGTGGGTGTAACATATGTTAAGATTTGAATTTATGGCAAATTTATTTACTTGGCACTAGTAAATTTTTAAGAATTGTTCAGAATTGCACAAATCTAGCCACTTGACAGTAGAACAGTGGATTCTCCTTATGCATTGCTCTTTCACATGGCTCACAGAGTTCCACATGTGAAACACTGAAGTTTCAAATGGCTCTTCAACAGGAAACAATCTTAAGCAAGTCAAATTTGgagaataaatgcataaatCATGACAAAGCGTTATGAACACAGTATGAACACAGTAAAAATTTTACCCCTCCTGATTTCCACGGGATTAGCGCCTTTGCTGATCTTCTCAAAGCCTTCCTTGGCAATAGCACGTGCAAGTACCGTTGCAGTGGTGGTACCATCTCCTGCTTCTTCATTTGTATTGTTGGCAACATCTTGAACTAATCTGGCTccaatatttttgtatttgtctttcaAGTCAATTGCCTTGGCTACTGTCACGCCATCTTTTGTCACTTTGGGACTTCCCCAGCTTTGTTCAATAATAACGGTTCTTCCCTAGAGTGACGAAGAACAAACATTAAATCAAAGCCTCGTGATCCAACAGCATCCTACTACGGAAGTTTGCGCAAGATGAAAATCCTCTTGAACAGCCATAGCTGAATAGAAATGAGTTCAGCTTTCAGCTAGAACACTTTTCAAGCATACACATTTCTAAAGTTCAGTAGTTTTGTTTTACcagaaaaaggcttttaagATAATTCCCCATCCATGATGCTTAATACTGCCAACTCAAAAGTCCACAATTCAAATAAGACCagcctcacacacacacaaaaaagaattaaagagaTTCCCTCTAACACTGGTAATTCCTCCTAAAactaccaaaaaagaaaaaaaagcaacacattGAACAGACTTTATAGAATTTCCCATAAAAGCACAATAAGTGTAGTATTTGACTGAGAAATACCACCATGAAACTtgattctttgtattttctgaaaaagccaaaaaagcaGAGCACTTGCAAACCTTCTCAGTAATTagcaaacagaactgaaaacaagTAACAAATCTGAGTGTTAATGTGTTGCAttaaatttaacttttcaaaaattacaAGTCAACAAGCCTTTCTTCTCCTAGTCTGAATTTACTTTCAATTAAGCCAgactatctgaaaaaaatatacaaacacaGTTAATATAGGGAACTCTGGACTGTACAGAGAAAATGCCAAGCAAACACACCTCTGCAAGAAGGTTGCTTGTCCCTGGATTAATTCAAAAGCCTGAATACCTGCCCCAGTCAACCATGTTTCAGAGTTTTAGCTGAGAACAACGGAAATGCAAGGAACCACCTTTGGTATGGGGCTGATAAACTCTTGCTATTCTGACAGCTGGAGCAGTGGGGAGAGCAGAAGGCAGAGTAGAGGCCCCACCTCCCCATGCTGCTCTATGGAGTCCCCTCTTCCGGCCCACTGGTTCCCACTCAGAGCTGGCATCTTGAGCCAAGCTGGCTACGGACCTGAGACAGCACGCTGCCACTACAGCACACTGAGTTCCTCGGTTAGGGGAACCTCACGCTTGCACTCCGCCTACCCACATCTGGCTCAACGATTTAACTAATTTTGGGTGCCTACCCTCCCCTGTAGGGGGCAGTACTGCCCCTGAAGTACAACTAACActaaaagcagcaaaggaaatactAAGCTTCAGTTAACAGCCGTGAATTGGTGAGAGTTTACATACTTCTAGAACTGTGCTATGAAAGaatcacagcaaaacaaagcttaGTGCAATTTCTTTCTGCTACTTCATTCAACCTGTACTACTCCTAAATCCAAAAGTGGttcaaaaccaagaaaattAGTTCTGGAGGATCCTGCGAGCAATAAACTCTTCTTCATGTAGCACTTCCTTTTCTTACTCAAGTTTATTCTCCATTTGCACCTGCTCTTACTCAAAATGTTTGTCTGGTAGCCatgaggagagcagcagaagaaaatctttatatCCAACACACTAAGTGGGCTGAACAGGCACTCCTCTATCTGCAAGTGTTTTTGGATAAAAGAACATTGGCAGTGAATACACCAGTCTTTTGAGTGATGCTGTCTATCAAGAACCTGAGCACTTACATAGATTTGCTCTGACAAAGTAATCACTGACAgcaatttttatatatataaacacacacacccccacccCTTCTATATACATTTTTCCTGTATATACatattacatacatatatattatatattcttctgtgtattttctatatacatacatatacatttcttctttggagaagaaaagactgagaggagattttatcaatgtctataagtacccaaagggagggtgccaaggggacagggacaaaaCAGCTGCcccacgtgacaggacaaggggcaatgggcagaaattgaagcacaggaagttctgcctgaccgtgagggggaatttcttccctctgagagtgacagagccctggaacaggttaACCCAGAGAGGtcatggagtctccttctctggagatcttcaaggcctgcctggatgcaaccctgtctaacatgctctaggtgaccctgctcagcaggggggttggactagatgatctccagaggtcccttccaaccttactgattctatatacacatatacaatacacatgcaaacacacacacgcatatatataaacattgtGTAACACTGCAAATCACAGTTCTTTAAGCACAGAATAGGGCAAAAGAACAGTTTCCTTTAcagtttaatatttctttaaaatgctgaaagctGAAGCAGGCATTAACAGTACAGATCCTAATTGCTCTGTGAATACATGGAGAATAACATAAATCAAAGTGAGAGCACTGGAACATAAAAATGTACAAGGTTGCAATAGGTTTCATCAGGAGCCGCCCTTTAACCAGTGcattaaaatcacatttaagACATTCACGACATCAGCTGATGCAAAAACAAGAGTAACATCAACTAACTACACCGAAACTTTGTTCCTTTTAGGAGAACTGTACTTAAGGAAAACAGTCACATCTTGCTGAAATCACTGTTCCTTTACATCTGCCTGCTTAGTTCACTGCGTTTTTGCCTTTGAATAAAGCTAACTAAGTGCAGAAGtgtgtaaggaaaaaaaaaagacaaaagtaatCTCATAGAGGCCAAGCAGCCCTGAGAAGAACTATCACACCTACACTCTTAGGGTATGTTTTGACCCATCTACTTTGAATACTAACTTCATTGACTACTTTgtataattcaaaaaaaaaaaaaaaaaaagttgtactCAAAGTTGACACagtaaaaactaaaaaaaatgttcacaaaaAACATAATGATGTAATGTGCTCAGCTTAAAGGTGAGACAAAATTGTCACTATATAATTTATTCCTACCAAGGAGCTAAAATGATTCAGTGTAGCTACTAAGCAAACAACTGAAAAACTACAGTTTACAAGTATGTTCATCGTTGTTCCACATACGCCACTAACATCTGATCAGTGTTACCTAATAACAAGtcaaaaatcctgaaaaaacCCTGATAGCACTAACTTGAAACAGATATTCCTAGGAGCCTGAAGAGAATCTGCATCTCTTCCTTAAAAAGCGGTTTCCTTTCAAGACCTACTGCATGTTGTATGACTatgcaaaatacagcagctACTTTTCCAAAAAGCCTGAACTAAAAAGAATCACAAACTACAAATGCTCTTTCCTATGAATAGCACAAATGAATGCCACTGACATGGATATTTCAATTCCCCTTTCAAACTAGTAACATTTATCTGCAGTGAAAAActtgtcattatttttaatgttttttcattttattaataatacaCTACTAATTATGATTGATATTAATTATAGTTATAAtgataacagaaaacaaacttatTTCGAAAGTAGTTATGTACTAAGGAAACCAccacaaaaaatacatatgtatatacacaacAAAAATCATAAGTAGTCAAGTTTATCAAGGGCAGTGTTACAGACTACCGACTGAGCTATGGTAACTAACTATGCTCATGTTCTTAACCTATCTTATTTCATATTGTTTGAAGAAATATACTACACCTTTCAGAGTAGtcaaatgtgttttccttcatGCCTATGAAGGACATATGTGCTATTATCACGGTTCAGCTGACAAGATGAGAATATGGCTACTTGCAGTAGTCTGTCCATACTCTTCACTCCTATCTTTGTCTTACAGATAAGGAGAGGGAAAACATGGAACTCTGTCTTGAAAAAGTGACAACTGTTTTCCACTACTATATTTTCATCCAGATCAAAGTGTTAACATAATACACATGCAAAACCTTCCATTACCTTTGGCCCCATGGTGACAGCTACAGCATCTGCTAGAAGATCTACTCCTTGAAGCATAAGAGCTCTGGCATCTGCTCCAAACTTAACATCTTTTGCATATGCTCGTGTTAGATGGGGGGCCAGTGCTCTGGACACTGGCCTTGTCTGACGGAGTACTGCAGATAAACGAAGCATGtctgaaagattaaaacaaCACCACAAGAAAATATGAACATCACATCCTTTTTACAGAGGCTTTTAGagcataaaaggaaaaaa
This DNA window, taken from Rhea pennata isolate bPtePen1 chromosome 6, bPtePen1.pri, whole genome shotgun sequence, encodes the following:
- the HSPD1 gene encoding 60 kDa heat shock protein, mitochondrial; translation: MLRLSAVLRQTRPVSRALAPHLTRAYAKDVKFGADARALMLQGVDLLADAVAVTMGPKGRTVIIEQSWGSPKVTKDGVTVAKAIDLKDKYKNIGARLVQDVANNTNEEAGDGTTTATVLARAIAKEGFEKISKGANPVEIRRGVMLAVDAIITELKKLSKPVTTPEEIAQVATISANGDQEIGNIISDAMKKVGRKGVITVKDGKTLNDELEIIEGMKFDRGYISPYFINTAKGQKCEFQDAYVLISEKKISSVQSIVPALEIANAHRKPLVIIAEDVDGEALSTLVLNRLKVGLQVVAVKAPGFGDNRKNQLKDMAIATGGAVFGEEGLTLNVEDIQPHDFGKVGEVIVTKDDTMLLKGKGEKAQIEKRIQEIIEQLEVTTSDYEKEKLNERLAKLSDGVAVLKVGGTSDVEVNEKKDRVTDALNATRAAVEEGIVPGGGCALLRCIPALDALIPANEDQKIGIEIIKRTLKIPAMTIAKNAGVEGSLIVEKIMQSPSEIGYDAMLGDFVNMVEKGIIDPTKVVRTALMDAAGVASLLSTAEAVVTEVPKEEKEPAMGGMGGMGGGMGGGMF